In Thermoproteales archaeon, the sequence TGACATGGATATAGCTTCCCTAGCGAGATTATTTTATGAGAAAAAATTGAAAGGCATCATTGTTGTTCACGATGATGCTTTTATAGGTTTAATAACTAAGACAGATTTACTAAAAACTCTCGTGTAGTCGAATATGCCGAGCAGTATAAATGGCGTAAGGAAAACCATAAATGATCTGGTTAAATTAATCGAAGCTTTCGATAGCTGTCGTGCCGGGAAGCTTTTTAGAAGCGTTGCAAAAGTAGAGCAATTATATTTTTCTCTTAATTTAAAAAAGGCACCGTATAAATGGAAAATTTTGCAAAAGGATATCTTAGATATATTAGATATTCCCAAAAAACATCCCGGTTTCGAAAAAGTGGTTAGAATACATAAGGCTGCTAATTATTTTTCATACTCTAGTTTACTTGGTCTCTTACTAGGTTTTTACTCTATTTTTTTGCAGAATGCTACGTTCTTTTACATATTTTTCGCGTTTACAATGATAGCAACTAATACGTCTCTGCTATTAAGATTATACGAGAATAATCTTTTAACTAAAATTTATAATGAACAAAAAGAGAAAATCCTAGCAAAGGGTGAGAGATTAAAAGAAACAATAGACTATTTAATTATTTTACTAATGCGTCAGCTAAGACGAACGAGGGAAATTAGAGAGACGCGTTTGAAGCTCAATTTCATTGATTATGAGAATATTTTAGTCATTAAGAATCCGTCATTATTCAGTACAAGGTATACGGTATTGGTAAAAGTTTAGAAAATTTCTTTATTTTCATAAAATTTTGTAGTTAGAACTTGTTCAATTTTCTTGACGGTACTTTCTCCTATCCCATTAATTCTTTTACTCCATAGCTTATAATGATTCAACGCGTTTAACGGTGTTCCAAAGCTTTTTAAAATACTTATTGCCTTTTCACGACCTATCAAGGGCAGCCCCGCGAGGAAGAATATTTGTTGCTCTTCGATACTGGAATATTTCTTAACAGGTCTAACCGTAACTGATCTAGATTCGATAATTTGTTCTTGTCTCGCAATGAAGAACATGAATGCCGCTGTGGATTTACTATCTAAAGTTGGAACTATAGAAATTCCGTTTCTTGCCAAAGTCGCTAATGCTCCATAAACGCTATTCATGTTTATTTTGGATATTTTCTTTAATATCCCTAAATAACCTTCCAAGACGAGAATAGGCCTAGCGTAAACTTCTTTCATTGCAAATACTTGCTCAAATAGATTTCTCCTAGTTAGGGTTCCTACGAAGTCTATAACTGTTTTTCTTTCAACGGCTACGTCTTCAGACAATACGTAGTCTCCAACGTCTAGTTTTTCGATTTTAACGTTTGCACCCATATCCTTTAACTTGCTTATAATAACTTTAGCGTTAACAGCTTCTCTAGAATCCACGATTACTTCTACTCTATCGTTCACAATTATCACTCAGTTTATTTAGCGTTTTTAGTATTTAAAACTATAAAATTAAGAATAAGTCAAATTATCGTTCTAGATAAGCATAGCAATTTTTGCATAAGTATCCTGCATTTATTTTTACTGAACAATCTTCGCATACAAGTTTTTCACAGCGTTGACAATAACCTATAGCGAGTTGCTTTTCGCATAGCTCGCATAATGTTAGAGAACAAATTTTACAAATTTTTTTTACTTCATCAAAATCGCTCTCACATACGATTCTACCACACATTTTACACCGTTTTACTTTGCGTATCTTCTTTCCGCAAATTTCACAATACATATCAGCAAGAAAACTTTAAAAGTATTTAATATATTTACTTGGTAATTCAGTTTGAACAGAGTACGGTGATGTTATTGGTATCGAGACTGGATGCAAAGGACGGGCGGATCTTGTATGTGCTAAAAGTTTTAAAGCAACATGGTTTGGTAAGAGTCCGTGAATCGTTAATTCATAAGATTTTTTATTATATAACCAGAGACAAATTAAGCGTTAAGTTTGATTTCTATGATAATGTTAAGTTTTCCTATGAAATAAGGGAGAGACTTGAAAAATTATGCGAAAGAGGATACATAAGAAGAGTTTTTTTAGTTGCTAGATTAGGAGGTGTTTATATTCCCTTATACTCTATAACCGAGAAAGGATTGGAGTATTTGGAAAGGAGAGAAAGATTATCTAAGAAGGATGCCAGAATAATTGAAGAATTTATAAGTAAAGTAGCGAAAAAGAAGTCTTTCCGGGAATAAAGTTTTATTTGCGATAAACTAAAATACCAAATTTGTAATGTAGAGACAGCGAGGTGTGCTTTATTGAGGAAAAGTCCCATGATAGTAATCATATTGTCTCTTACAGCCATAGCGCTTTACTGGACCCCTCTACCAAGTATTGGAGGCTTAATTTTGGGTGGTTATCCATGGATTGCTCCAGATGATGCTAAACCAATATTTTTTGGAATAGGCATCGTCGCAACGGTGATACTCCTTTTACTTAGCGGTTTAACCTTTTATTTTTCCAAAAAGATAGAAGAACTGGATTCTTTAGCTGAAAGGATAGAGGAAACTCCTGAGTTTGAAGAAGAATATGGTTTTACTACTGAGGGTTCTCAAGAAATACCTGGAAAGGAAGAGGAATTAGATTTTTAAAATGGTGATTTTTTGTTTATATGGCTTGAAGCCTTAACTGCCAAACAAGCTCTACTAATGTCTTATCTATATGAATCATTGACTCGTCAAAATTTGGATGTTGTAATTACGACGAGGCAGTATGATTATATTATAGGAATTTTCAAGAACCGGAACATACCATTTATTATTGTGGGAAAGTATGGTGGAGAAACACTTAAAGAAAAACTTCAGCAAAGCCTCCAAAGACAGATAAGACTTCTCGATATCGCCATCAAACACAAACCTGATATCCACATATCTTTCGTTTCTCCGGATTCTACCAGGGTTGCGTTTGGCCTAGGCATACCTACAATACTTTTAACAGATACACCCCATTCAACCTATGTAAATAAGCTTACCATACCCTTAGCTAACTGTGTGATAGCTCCTTTATGCACAAAAGAATCTTGGGAAAAATATGGCTATAAAGGGGATGTTTTCAGATTTTTTAAGGGAGTTTTTGAAGTCGCGTGGACTGCCAAGTTTAAACCAAACAAATCTGAACTAGAACAGCTAGATTTGGAGGAATATAACTACATAATATTAAGAACGGAAGAGAAAAAAGCCTCTTACTATTCCAGCTATGCTTCACGTTACTCGGAACCGACATTCACCGTAAAATTGCTTGATTATATAATTGAAAAACTGAAAATGAACATCGTTTTCTTTCCAAGATACAAGGAACAACGAGATTATGTAAGCAGTAGATACGGCGAAAAAGTTATTATTCCAAAAGAAAGCTTGTTTCTTCAACATTTAGAATATTATGCTTATTCGGTAATAACTGGCGGTAGCACGCTAGCCGTGGAAAGCGCGTTACTAGGCACACCTTCAATTACTCTTTTCCCCCGAAAATTGGAAACAGTTAGTTGGTTAAAAAGTCTAAACTTTCCGATATTCCAAATAACCGATCCGTTTAACAGTTTTCAAGATATAACTCGCTTGTTAAGAAAAGCTGAAGAATACCGTAAAAATACTAGTAAAACTTTGAAGAATTTGGAAGATCCTATCCCCCTAATAGTGAAAGAAGTTCTTAATTTAAGTAATATTCATGGTTAAACACTAGAAATATATTTATATACTTCTTCTATGAAGATAAGGTAGTCCTGAGGTGAAAGCAATGGAATACGTATATGCTAGTTTACTGTTACACTATGCGAAAAAACCGGTCAATGAGGAAAACGTAAAAAAGGTTTTAGAAGCCGCAGGCATAAGCGTTGATGATGCACGCGTTAAAGCTCTCGTTGCAGCTTTAAATGAAATAGATATAGACGAAGCTATTAAAAGCGCAGCTGTTCCCGCTATGGTTGCTCCAGTAGCACCGAGCGAAGCTCCTCCCGAAGAGGAGAAGAAGGAGGCTAAAGAAGAAAAGGAGAAGAAGGAAGAAGAGGCGGAGGAAGAAATAGCTGAAGGACTATCAGCACTATTTGGTTAATCTTCTCTTTCAATATTGTTCTTCAAAATTTCATAAACTTCTTTAGGATTATGAGAATATAGCCTTATTTTGCTAGTTTGCTGTTGTCCTCCTGGAGCTGCTATTTTTAACCCTTTCACTTCTATTTCGACAAATTTTCTCTTTGTATTAAGCGAAATCTTTGCATTTTTTAGAGGAAACTTAAGGGGCAATCTATTGTCTATTATTAGTCCTTTATCAGTTATTGTATAAGACGCGGCAACAGTTAGAGGAACTGTCTTTTTCACTTTTGAATATAACCTACCTATAAAATAAGATCCTTGAGCTATAATAAAAAACATGAAGTAAAAAACCAGCCAGGAAGCAAACAAAGCAAACTGTTCATCCGTCACAAAATTACCTACAAAACTCCTTACTTCATTTAATATGCCCTCTCTCACTCCTTTAAAAAATAAAATAACCATTATAGCCAATAAGGGGATCATAGTGATTAAGCTTGTATAATATTGACTTTTCTCTTCTTCAAAAACTAAAGGATCCTTTTCTTTTATTTTATTTATGGTTTCTTTTGATATAGTTATTATTTTTTCTCCTTCCTGAATATAATTAATTTCTTCAAGTATTTTTGATGCGCTTCTCCCTGCTGCTATCATCATTATAATCATCATAAGCACGAAGTAGCCTATGAAAATCATTGACACATATTGTTGAAAATATGTGGTTATGTAGGCGAAGAAAATCATTGCTACTATGCTAATTATATAGGTTAGAGCTCTATTCATGCATATTCACCTATGTTAAACTCCTACTAATTATCTAACAGTTCTTTATATATTTGCTTAGCCATTCAAGAGATTATTTTAGCTCCAGAAAACACGCGTTCTTATATATTTTCTTTCGGCGTTCAGAATTAATTCTATGAGTTCATCTATTGTGTTTGCTTTTGCAAGTATTTTCGTAGCGGTCGCTGGACCGACTCCATAACCTGCTAATGCTATTACTGCTTTTCTACCATAAGTTAAAAACAGCATCGCACTTTTGGACATTTCTTCAGCTATTTTTCTTTCATCCTCGGAAAGCGGTAGCTTGTTTAACCATCTCCTGAAAATTCGGACCTTATTTATTGAATCATCCGGTCTTGTTATAGAAATCATCTTTGCCTTACATTTAGGACATTTGAAATTATCATCTACCTCCCCCGCTTTCATTACATCATGCCAGTTAAGGCAATGCAGACAAATGAGCTCTAATTTCGTATCGAAAATTCTCTTCTTCACGGTTTGTAAAATAGTTGTATGAGGCAATGCAGGTATTAACGAGCCTCGATAATAGTATCTCTCAAGTATAGGAATTGACATTGGCGAAAAATCGTTTATTCCGACGTCTCTGTATTTTAACTTTATCGCCCCTCTTTTTATTAAATTTAAAACCTGTATAATTCCTTCAATATCAAGTTTGTCAATAAGTATTTCTTCTATAGCTTCTTCTTCGGCAACAGTTCCCTCGAAAATTCTATAGATGCTTCTGCTTATCGGTTTTTTAGAATTTCTTTCTATAGCTCCAAATCGCTTTAAAACGTGAAGTAAGTGCCATCTATAAAGCTCAGTCTCTTT encodes:
- a CDS encoding DUF354 domain-containing protein codes for the protein MFIWLEALTAKQALLMSYLYESLTRQNLDVVITTRQYDYIIGIFKNRNIPFIIVGKYGGETLKEKLQQSLQRQIRLLDIAIKHKPDIHISFVSPDSTRVAFGLGIPTILLTDTPHSTYVNKLTIPLANCVIAPLCTKESWEKYGYKGDVFRFFKGVFEVAWTAKFKPNKSELEQLDLEEYNYIILRTEEKKASYYSSYASRYSEPTFTVKLLDYIIEKLKMNIVFFPRYKEQRDYVSSRYGEKVIIPKESLFLQHLEYYAYSVITGGSTLAVESALLGTPSITLFPRKLETVSWLKSLNFPIFQITDPFNSFQDITRLLRKAEEYRKNTSKTLKNLEDPIPLIVKEVLNLSNIHG
- a CDS encoding 50S ribosomal protein P1, with amino-acid sequence MEYVYASLLLHYAKKPVNEENVKKVLEAAGISVDDARVKALVAALNEIDIDEAIKSAAVPAMVAPVAPSEAPPEEEKKEAKEEKEKKEEEAEEEIAEGLSALFG
- a CDS encoding DUF2208 family protein, whose protein sequence is MNRALTYIISIVAMIFFAYITTYFQQYVSMIFIGYFVLMMIIMMIAAGRSASKILEEINYIQEGEKIITISKETINKIKEKDPLVFEEEKSQYYTSLITMIPLLAIMVILFFKGVREGILNEVRSFVGNFVTDEQFALFASWLVFYFMFFIIAQGSYFIGRLYSKVKKTVPLTVAASYTITDKGLIIDNRLPLKFPLKNAKISLNTKRKFVEIEVKGLKIAAPGGQQQTSKIRLYSHNPKEVYEILKNNIERED